The proteins below are encoded in one region of Fusobacteriaceae bacterium:
- a CDS encoding ABC transporter substrate-binding protein, translating into MKKGFLSVLCVVLAMFSTLALGAGGSDEVVIGVTLPMTGDSAYGGQQSTAGMKIAVEEINAAGGILGKKVRLDILDDKRDPTEGANTYQLLKGRGVPIIIGSLTSGVTAGMAAKADVDKMPLLTPTGTADMLTEGKSFVFRACFVDSFQGYIVAKFASETLKVKKAAVLYCSADEYSLGLYESFSVACKTFNIEIVAKEISTTMTDVDFSAQLTKIKESGAEMIFMPYYYGTAALMVVQAREAGYTGALVGADGWSSIETKIEDNAALFENCYYTNHYSTGDPDPAVQNFVKKFAEKYSLETLTSGAALGYDSIYIAAQAMTEAGTTTDREKIAEALRKLKFSGTTGTFTLEGGNPKKSVVILEIVNGKEKWFATVKP; encoded by the coding sequence ATGAAAAAAGGTTTTTTATCGGTTTTGTGCGTGGTTCTCGCGATGTTTTCTACGCTTGCCCTTGGCGCGGGCGGTAGCGACGAAGTCGTCATAGGAGTGACGCTCCCCATGACGGGGGATTCGGCCTATGGGGGTCAGCAGTCCACGGCGGGCATGAAAATCGCCGTCGAGGAAATCAACGCGGCGGGCGGAATTTTAGGGAAAAAGGTCAGACTCGACATCCTTGACGACAAGCGGGATCCCACCGAGGGCGCCAACACCTATCAGCTGCTGAAGGGGCGCGGCGTTCCCATTATCATAGGTTCCCTGACCTCGGGCGTGACCGCGGGCATGGCCGCCAAGGCCGACGTCGACAAAATGCCGCTTTTGACGCCGACCGGGACCGCGGATATGTTGACGGAAGGAAAGTCCTTCGTCTTCCGGGCCTGCTTCGTGGATTCCTTCCAGGGCTACATCGTCGCCAAATTCGCTTCGGAAACGCTGAAAGTCAAGAAAGCGGCCGTCCTCTATTGCAGCGCCGACGAATATTCTCTCGGGCTCTACGAGTCCTTCTCCGTGGCCTGCAAGACCTTCAACATCGAAATTGTCGCCAAAGAGATCTCGACGACCATGACCGACGTGGATTTTTCGGCCCAGCTCACGAAAATCAAAGAAAGCGGCGCGGAAATGATCTTTATGCCCTATTATTACGGCACGGCGGCGCTGATGGTCGTACAGGCCAGAGAAGCGGGCTACACCGGCGCTCTCGTCGGGGCCGACGGCTGGAGCAGCATCGAGACCAAGATCGAGGACAACGCGGCGCTGTTTGAAAACTGCTATTACACGAATCACTATTCCACCGGGGATCCCGACCCCGCCGTACAGAATTTTGTCAAGAAGTTCGCGGAAAAATACAGTCTCGAAACGCTGACCAGCGGCGCGGCTCTCGGCTATGACAGCATCTATATCGCGGCCCAGGCTATGACGGAAGCGGGGACAACCACGGATCGGGAAAAAATCGCCGAAGCCCTGCGGAAGCTGAAGTTTTCTGGGACAACGGGGACATTCACCCTCGAGGGCGGCAATCCCAAGAAGAGCGTCGTGATCCTTGAAATCGTCAATGGCAAAGAAAAATGGTTTGCAACGGTAAAACCTTAA
- a CDS encoding DUF3298 and DUF4163 domain-containing protein — protein MRKIIGVLLLSGMLLWGGENDSLVFKTIGVAETFYLPVSSENGYTINISFTWPDGYKDPEILKKLQRQFLTKNFGEDYADMTAEEALQTFYRSEVESYKEENGDIASDETWSLAWEYHSENKILFHNADILQYAINYWQFSGGAHGTGGTSYSLLDLKTGNELSAADIFKAGTEDKIRELIIPGLLTYWEAKSLDDVVDEDGKKDLMDNLWQPGTNFGVTATGIIFSYSDYELGYYALGQPESLVPWEKILPCLREDSPVWPVAAAGGR, from the coding sequence ATGAGAAAAATCATCGGGGTTTTACTGCTTTCGGGGATGTTGCTTTGGGGAGGGGAAAACGATTCTTTGGTCTTCAAGACCATCGGCGTGGCCGAGACCTTCTATCTGCCCGTATCCTCGGAAAACGGCTATACGATCAACATCAGCTTCACCTGGCCCGACGGCTATAAAGATCCCGAAATCCTGAAGAAGCTGCAGAGACAATTTCTCACGAAGAATTTCGGCGAGGATTACGCCGATATGACGGCCGAAGAGGCCCTGCAAACGTTCTACCGCTCGGAAGTCGAAAGCTACAAAGAGGAAAACGGCGATATCGCCTCGGACGAGACCTGGTCCCTGGCCTGGGAATATCACTCGGAAAACAAAATCCTCTTTCACAACGCCGACATCCTGCAGTACGCCATCAACTACTGGCAGTTTTCCGGCGGGGCCCACGGGACCGGCGGGACGTCCTATTCGCTTCTGGATCTGAAGACCGGAAACGAGTTGAGCGCGGCGGACATCTTCAAGGCCGGGACCGAGGACAAGATCCGGGAGCTCATTATCCCCGGACTTCTGACCTACTGGGAGGCGAAATCGCTGGACGACGTCGTGGACGAGGACGGGAAGAAGGACCTGATGGACAATCTGTGGCAGCCGGGGACGAATTTCGGCGTGACGGCCACAGGAATTATTTTCAGCTACAGCGACTACGAACTGGGCTATTACGCCTTGGGGCAGCCCGAATCCCTCGTTCCCTGGGAAAAAATCCTGCCCTGTCTCAGAGAAGATTCGCCGGTCTGGCCCGTGGCCGCCGCCGGCGGACGCTGA
- a CDS encoding 2-dehydro-3-deoxygalactonokinase, with translation MEKKIVAIDAGTSNVRIRITEGGVVIARAKSKAGVKIGKKAFAEQLYALLTETLSENRVDKNDIEGIFASGMITSPLGLAEVPHEPLPVSAETLARRLRQFSFGEFALTLIPGVKKAKDELKFRGLNLIDVIRGEETEIIGVMAETGLREPALLILPGSHNKFVEASGGEILDFTTTLSGELLEALTKHTILEASVDGAFAEALDPDFLRTGLEAGRRYGINRGAFMLRGLDLREKLTLTRKQNFLLGLVLSGDLDVLAKNYYAEQYRNLFVVGGGILAKGLYTLISGYYPKNVVRLLDSDEFSVKGVLEIAGRLRETHVL, from the coding sequence ATGGAAAAGAAGATTGTCGCCATCGACGCGGGTACGTCAAACGTCAGGATCCGGATCACCGAAGGGGGCGTCGTCATTGCCCGGGCCAAGTCCAAGGCCGGCGTGAAAATCGGGAAAAAAGCCTTTGCGGAGCAACTCTACGCGCTTCTCACGGAAACGCTTTCCGAAAACCGCGTGGACAAAAATGACATCGAAGGCATATTCGCCTCGGGGATGATCACCTCCCCGCTGGGGCTGGCCGAGGTTCCCCATGAGCCCCTGCCGGTATCGGCGGAGACGCTGGCCCGGCGCCTTCGACAGTTTTCCTTCGGGGAATTTGCGCTGACCCTGATCCCCGGCGTCAAAAAGGCCAAGGACGAGCTCAAATTTCGCGGGCTTAATCTGATTGACGTCATTCGCGGCGAAGAGACCGAAATCATCGGGGTCATGGCGGAAACGGGACTGCGGGAACCGGCGCTTCTGATCCTGCCGGGCTCCCACAACAAATTTGTCGAGGCGTCGGGAGGAGAAATCCTTGATTTTACGACGACGCTGAGCGGCGAATTGCTGGAAGCGCTGACAAAGCATACGATATTGGAGGCTTCCGTGGACGGCGCCTTCGCGGAAGCGCTTGATCCCGATTTCCTCCGGACCGGGCTCGAGGCGGGACGGCGCTACGGCATAAACCGGGGCGCGTTCATGCTGCGGGGTCTCGATCTTCGGGAAAAATTGACGCTTACCCGGAAACAGAACTTTCTCCTGGGCCTTGTGCTGAGCGGGGATCTCGATGTCCTCGCGAAAAATTATTACGCGGAGCAATACCGGAATCTTTTCGTGGTCGGCGGCGGAATCCTGGCAAAAGGGCTTTATACGCTGATTTCCGGATATTATCCCAAAAATGTGGTCCGCCTGCTGGACTCCGACGAATTTTCCGTAAAGGGCGTCCTTGAAATTGCCGGCCGACTGCGTGAAACGCACGTTTTATAA
- a CDS encoding AAA family ATPase, protein MRKLPTAVDDFKKIIDGGYYYVDKSMLIAKILESASDVLMFQRPRRFGKTVNLTMLFYYFDIGRAEENRRLFRDLKIAQSEYFLEQGCYPVIYLSFKDIRSKDFAECKTNIYKAFLHLLDHFSFIYDKLSQGSRFIYDDLMRSKDSIFLVNAIFYLSKFLYEFYGKPVIILVDEYDAPVIDSWHKDYYRDIGDFWRTLFSSGLKGNPYMKFSVLTGLFRLTRDDLYAKMLNSIIDTPYEGTVTRGENFFSFNEGEVVQILKEYGLSHMMESVRKWYGGYQYGNEEVYNPWSVIMFAKQREFRTYWINPVNIDAITQLLGLMEDYDFRDLATLLQNESIRKYIFRSLPFPLVISDKKIWTFLLDIGYLTLKRDSVEEGCGYLRIPNREVYTFFRCSFIEKFVGLSSPHFEELLSSVRGGVITGQNSFEENLQAIVHAKSRELAPGNSDIFCYGFTFSLAMALQREYAFYVNIVEKIGKIELLLRPKDKNQEGYALALKSLRDGESHDEALAEAHEAMDKSGYKALFAESGISRVTAVAVTLYGDAFRIRQKGF, encoded by the coding sequence ATGAGAAAATTACCGACGGCAGTGGATGATTTCAAAAAAATCATCGATGGCGGCTATTATTATGTCGACAAGTCCATGTTAATCGCGAAAATCCTCGAATCGGCCTCAGACGTGCTCATGTTCCAGCGCCCGCGGCGCTTCGGAAAAACCGTCAACCTGACCATGCTCTTCTATTATTTCGACATCGGGCGCGCCGAGGAAAACCGCAGACTGTTCCGGGATCTGAAGATCGCCCAGAGCGAGTACTTTCTGGAGCAGGGGTGTTATCCGGTCATCTATCTGTCGTTCAAGGACATCCGCTCCAAAGATTTCGCGGAATGCAAGACCAATATCTACAAAGCGTTTCTGCATTTGCTCGATCATTTTTCCTTTATTTACGACAAGCTCTCCCAGGGAAGCCGTTTCATCTATGATGATCTGATGCGCAGCAAAGATTCTATTTTTCTGGTAAACGCGATTTTTTACCTGAGTAAATTTCTCTATGAATTTTACGGCAAGCCCGTTATTATCCTTGTTGACGAATACGACGCGCCGGTTATCGACAGCTGGCACAAAGACTATTACAGAGACATCGGCGATTTCTGGCGGACGCTGTTTTCTTCGGGGCTCAAGGGAAATCCCTATATGAAATTCAGCGTGTTGACCGGCCTCTTTCGCCTGACGCGGGATGATCTCTACGCCAAGATGCTGAATTCCATTATCGATACGCCCTATGAGGGAACGGTCACCCGGGGGGAGAATTTTTTCAGCTTCAACGAGGGAGAAGTCGTCCAGATCCTCAAGGAATACGGACTCAGCCACATGATGGAGAGCGTCAGGAAATGGTACGGAGGCTATCAATACGGGAACGAGGAGGTCTACAATCCCTGGTCGGTCATTATGTTTGCCAAACAGAGGGAATTTCGCACATACTGGATAAATCCGGTAAATATTGACGCAATCACGCAATTGTTGGGATTGATGGAAGATTATGACTTTCGGGATCTGGCCACGCTCTTGCAGAACGAGTCCATCCGGAAATATATTTTCCGCTCCCTGCCTTTTCCCCTCGTGATTTCCGACAAAAAAATCTGGACATTTTTACTCGATATCGGCTATCTGACCCTGAAGCGGGACAGCGTTGAAGAAGGTTGCGGATATCTCAGAATCCCCAACCGGGAAGTCTATACGTTTTTCCGCTGCAGTTTCATCGAAAAATTCGTCGGACTCAGTTCCCCGCACTTTGAGGAACTCCTGAGTTCCGTCCGGGGCGGCGTGATCACGGGGCAGAACTCCTTCGAGGAGAACCTTCAGGCCATCGTACACGCAAAATCCAGGGAGTTGGCCCCCGGGAATTCCGATATCTTCTGTTACGGATTTACGTTCAGCCTCGCCATGGCTTTGCAGCGGGAATACGCCTTCTACGTCAACATTGTCGAAAAAATCGGCAAAATTGAGTTGCTCCTGCGTCCCAAGGACAAAAATCAGGAGGGGTATGCGCTTGCCCTCAAAAGCCTGCGGGACGGAGAGAGTCACGACGAAGCCCTGGCGGAAGCTCACGAGGCCATGGATAAGAGCGGATACAAGGCGCTTTTCGCCGAAAGCGGGATCAGTCGCGTCACAGCGGTGGCCGTCACCTTATACGGCGATGCCTTCAGGATCCGGCAGAAAGGGTTTTGA
- a CDS encoding tautomerase family protein, whose product MPTYQVYVNQNKLTKAQKQAIAAAITDGHVAKTGAFPYYVQVIFHEIPDENRYVGGKPYGDHMWIRGDVRKRTPEQNRALMLELTERISAVCDFRKSDVWIDLNATEPTNILKFGTIFPPAGQEQAWYDALPDEVKRLIGDLGK is encoded by the coding sequence ATGCCTACATATCAAGTCTACGTCAATCAAAACAAACTTACGAAAGCTCAAAAACAAGCGATAGCGGCGGCTATTACGGACGGGCACGTTGCCAAAACGGGCGCCTTCCCCTATTATGTGCAGGTGATCTTCCACGAAATTCCCGATGAAAACCGCTATGTGGGAGGCAAGCCCTACGGCGACCACATGTGGATCAGGGGCGATGTCCGCAAGCGCACGCCGGAGCAAAACAGGGCGCTGATGCTGGAATTGACGGAGCGGATAAGCGCCGTCTGCGACTTCAGAAAGAGCGACGTCTGGATTGATCTGAACGCTACGGAACCGACCAATATCCTGAAATTCGGGACAATCTTTCCGCCCGCGGGCCAGGAGCAGGCTTGGTATGACGCTCTGCCTGACGAGGTCAAGCGCTTGATCGGGGATCTGGGGAAGTAA
- a CDS encoding putative DNA binding domain-containing protein: protein MIFGQESETLEFKKTTAEAKDAVIDVVAMLNKHGRGEVYFGIQNDGRVLGQTVSGSSLRDISRFLTENIKPQIYPTIEKVNIDYKDCIRVQFEGENSPYFAFGKAYIRVADECKQISPEELEGLFKKKRGMVSPWDSAPSGKTADDVNTNFLRSYIKKANESGRLSYKFTNRDDILRRLELMKGGVPNNTAIAMFGKNSPLEIQMAVFATDVKHTFIDIGRARGTINQLVDIGEQYIRRNIRWRVIRDGSPQRTEIPEVPMDAVREALLNSFVHRDAEIPQTNEIAIFSNRIEIYNPGTFPEGLTPEDYINGSETSVQRNPLLAKIMYYSKDIERFGTGLRKIARECGSAGVKYGFNLGKMGFTVIFYRQAVESDLNIDANLEDNAGNYEGNVVGNVGNSEGNGIENMLEDEFVEKVRNEFGETDYKFVENPDEFVEKFVEKGVQRTIVKLMIMQPKISAAKIAEDVQMTPRGVQKNIAKLKKLGLVERIGADKGGHWVVKSPE from the coding sequence ATGATATTCGGTCAGGAATCGGAAACGCTAGAATTCAAGAAAACCACGGCGGAAGCGAAAGACGCCGTTATTGATGTTGTTGCCATGCTGAACAAGCACGGGCGGGGGGAGGTGTATTTCGGCATCCAGAATGACGGACGAGTCCTGGGGCAGACGGTATCCGGGTCATCGTTGCGCGATATCAGCCGTTTTTTGACCGAAAACATAAAACCTCAGATATACCCGACGATCGAAAAAGTCAATATCGATTACAAGGATTGTATCCGTGTTCAATTCGAAGGGGAGAATTCGCCTTATTTTGCCTTTGGCAAAGCGTATATCCGCGTGGCCGATGAATGCAAACAGATCTCCCCGGAGGAGTTGGAGGGCCTTTTCAAGAAAAAGCGCGGCATGGTGTCGCCCTGGGACTCGGCGCCTTCGGGAAAGACAGCCGATGATGTCAACACGAACTTTTTGCGATCTTACATAAAGAAAGCAAACGAAAGCGGCAGACTTTCCTACAAGTTTACGAATCGCGATGACATCCTTCGCCGGCTGGAACTCATGAAAGGCGGCGTACCGAATAACACGGCAATTGCCATGTTCGGAAAGAATTCGCCGCTCGAGATCCAGATGGCGGTCTTTGCCACCGATGTCAAGCATACGTTCATCGATATTGGCAGAGCGAGAGGGACAATCAACCAACTCGTCGATATCGGCGAGCAGTATATTCGGCGCAACATCCGCTGGCGCGTTATCCGTGACGGTTCCCCGCAGAGAACGGAAATTCCCGAAGTCCCGATGGATGCCGTACGGGAGGCGCTTTTGAACAGCTTCGTTCATCGGGACGCCGAGATCCCCCAGACCAACGAAATTGCCATTTTCAGCAATCGCATTGAGATTTATAATCCCGGGACGTTTCCAGAGGGATTGACCCCGGAAGACTATATCAACGGCTCGGAAACCTCTGTTCAGCGCAACCCGTTACTGGCCAAAATCATGTATTACTCGAAAGATATTGAGCGATTCGGGACAGGCCTCCGTAAAATCGCACGAGAATGCGGAAGCGCAGGTGTGAAATATGGATTCAATCTGGGAAAAATGGGGTTTACGGTAATTTTTTACCGGCAGGCCGTGGAAAGTGACCTTAATATTGACGCTAATCTTGAAGATAATGCAGGTAATTATGAAGGTAATGTTGTAGGTAATGTAGGCAATAGTGAAGGTAATGGGATTGAAAATATGCTTGAGGACGAGTTCGTAGAAAAGGTTAGAAATGAGTTCGGTGAAACTGACTATAAGTTCGTAGAAAACCCGGATGAGTTCGTAGAAAAGTTCGTAGAAAAAGGTGTGCAGCGAACCATTGTCAAACTAATGATTATGCAGCCGAAAATCAGTGCGGCGAAAATTGCAGAGGATGTCCAAATGACGCCACGAGGGGTTCAAAAGAACATAGCGAAATTGAAAAAGCTTGGCTTGGTCGAGCGGATCGGAGCGGACAAGGGAGGGCATTGGGTTGTGAAATCGCCTGAATAA
- a CDS encoding antitoxin VbhA family protein, whose protein sequence is MPYTAITIDRNALTIMDVPFPDLETLENAAEAIGSNMFEGYHPTKRGIEIIRDYCLGKMSFEQLVVFAKAKRYAE, encoded by the coding sequence ATGCCATACACAGCAATCACAATCGACCGCAACGCGCTGACCATTATGGACGTTCCATTTCCAGACTTGGAAACCTTGGAAAACGCGGCCGAGGCTATCGGTTCCAATATGTTCGAGGGTTATCATCCCACAAAGAGAGGTATTGAGATCATCCGCGATTATTGTCTTGGCAAGATGTCTTTTGAGCAGCTTGTGGTTTTTGCCAAGGCTAAGCGGTACGCGGAATAA